In the Desulfitobacterium hafniense DCB-2 genome, AAGCACTGTTTTGCCGGCAAAAGCTTTTTCCAGATTGCTGATTTTAAGCTTCATAATTGAATTTCCTTTCCAAAACCTTCGAGGCATAGGAAATCGGTACGGTCAGGATCATGTATAAAAGCGCCAGCACAATGTAGTTCTCAAAGGTGGCAAAGGTGAATGAATCCACCTCCTGAACGTTCTTGGTCAGCTCGCTGACGGCAATCACCGACAAAAGGGAAGAGTCCTTGATCAATGACACCAGCTGGCCGGCCAATGGCGGTAAGATCCTTTTGAACACCTGGGGAATGATGATATAACGATAGCGTTGGTATGATGTGAAGCCAAGTGATCGCGCAGTTTCGATCTGAGACGCTTCGATGCTCTCAATCCCTGCCCGGATAATTTCACAGATATACGCCCCGGAAAAAACCGATAAAATGATGACCCCCAGGACATAACGATTACTGAGGTGCATCGCGGTAGCAATAATATAAAAAAACACATAAATCTGGACCAGCAGCGGAGTTCCTCTGATGATTTCCACATAGGCCTTACTAAAATAATGCAAAGGCAAAAATCTTGATTTTCCGGCAAACGCCAAGAAGCTCCCGATGATCAGGCTTAAGATCAGGGAAAAAAAAGCAATAATGATCGTCATCAGGAAGCCGTCGATAAACTTGGTCCTATACAGATAAACGGTGTCCAGTCGCAGCGTGTAGTCGAGGCTGTAAAAAGCCCAAAGCAGGACGCCCAGCATAAAGGCGCTGACCAGTGCGATATTGAAGGCTTGCTGCACACGAGTGGGATGATGAGATTCTTCATTTTTCCACAATAAATTCGGCCGATTCAACCAGGATTCCCTCCTCTCCCGCTTCAACTCGTCTTCTACTCATCTTCTATTCGTCTTTTTATTTATCTTGTATTCATTCTATTCGTTTTGACTATTATCCTTACCGCAAAATCGAGAACTCCGCGCCGCAATGCTGCGGCACGGAGTTTGCACGGCAATCCATGACTTTAAGTAAGCAGGCAAAAAATCAGTCGAAGAAAAATTTCACGCCCAGAGCAGCGAAGTCTTTTTTCTCTTGAGGCAAATATCTTTCCGCTAGTCTTGTGAAGCCGCCGTTCTTCTTGTACTCGCCGATGAATTGATTGACCTTAGCCGTCAATTCCTTATCATCCTGGCGCAAGGCCACGCCCCATTCTTCAACTTTATCCTGGAATGGATTCAAATTGGCACGGGTCGTCTTTTCATTCTGTTTCCAGGCTCTGTAGATGCTCAAGGTATCATAGATAAAAGCATCGGCTTTCCCTTGGCCGACTTCGAGAATACAAGCGCTTTCTTTCTCAAAAACCATGATTTCTGCTTGCGGCAGATTGGCTTGGGCATAAATATGCCCTGTCGTACCATTCTTGACGGCCACCTTACGCCCCGGCGCATTGAGATCCTTAACCTCTTTCACCGAAGATTTCTCATTGATCAACAAGGCCAGCCAAGCTTTGGCATAGGGATCAGAAAAAGCAACGGTTTTTTTCCGTTCGTCCGTAATCGTCATTGAAGAAATAACCATATCAATTTTCTTCGTTTGCAAAGCCGGTATAAGACCGCTGAACGCCATGTTTTCGATTTTAACCGGTCGGCCCAAAGCTGCGCCTAAGTCTTTGGCAAAATCAACACTGACACCTGTCGGGTTCCCTTTTTCATCAGTCATCTCAAAAGGCGGATAGGCCAGTTCCATACCCACTATGAGCTCTTGCGCCGCCGTGGCGTCATTGCCTGCTTGGGACGGCTGGTTTGCCGGTGCCTGGCTCTTGCTGCACCCTAATAAAATCGAACTTATCAGCAAAGCCGCCGTTAGCAGCAGAAGGTAATTCTTTTTCATCTTCCCGCTCCTCTTAGCTGTATTCTTTTTCCTAAGTATACCATTTGTTTTGGCAGATATCAAAAGCAAGCGAGCAATGCCGAGCTCTTTCGGTGACATTGGAATTACTTTCTCCAAGATGACTTTGAGTCAATAAATTAAACGTATCTTTCCCCATTCAGCCACAGATTGAAAAAGATTATTGAATGACCGGACCTCCTCTGGTTAAGATACTCAAGAGTTCCCACTCCTCATGGACTCAACTCAGTCCCAAACACTATGGCGAAGAAAGCCACGAACCTGAAAAGCGGAGTCTGATCAAAGCTTCTGCCAGCCATCAAACGCAGCTCTTCATGGTGATGAACCCCCAGATAAATGAGGAGCAAAAGTCCGGTCCCATAAAGCAGGTAGATTATAAGCCGTTTCGTGTCCACCCCTCCACTATTTAAAACAATGGCGTTATAGCATAGTTTTCGACAACTTCCTTCTATTCCCTTTTTCAGGATGAACTATTGAGGAACCCTTTGATTTCTTAAGGCCCCTGTGAAATTAAACCTTCACGCGCACCATTGACACGCATATATAACACGTGTTATTCTGATGTTAGCAAGGGGGACATTCGGTTGGGGAAGCAAATTACTGTAAGAAAAGTTCTTGAAAAACTAAAAGAAGAAGGTTTTATCAAATCCCCAAACCATGGCAAAGGTACAAGTCACCAACGATACATACACAAAAATGATCCGACCAAATATGCAGATATAAGTTACCATCATAGCGGTCAGGTCATCCCGAAAGGAACACTTAATAGTATAGAACGCTCATCAGGAGTTAAATTCTAATCCTAGGTGCAAGCGACTAATAAATATAAAATTCCCAAAGGAGTTGATAACTTTGACCAATCATTTAATTTATCCCATTGTTGTCGAAAAAGCTGACGATGAAGGCCTTGGTATGTATTTTCCTGATTTCCCCGGCACCGCCATCTTAAGTTTAGATATAACCGATGGTATCCGAAGGGCTAAAGAAATGCTTGCCAATTTAGTCATAGAAAAAGAAGAACAAGCTCTGCCTCTCCCTATCCCTTCTGCTCCAGAAGATATTACCTTGTATGATGCCAGTGATCGCATTGTATTCATAGAAGTATATTTACCTCCTTATCGCAATGAAGCTAAAAATAAATCCGTAACTAAAAACTGCACTTTACCTAAATGGTTACGGGATGCCGGGGAGGAAGCAGGTCTAAATTTCTCGCAGCTCCTTCAAACATCAATTAAAGACGCTCTCGGTATTAACGAATCTAAAATGCAACCTTAAGCAGCCCTAGTGGCTGTTTTTTTGCCATCAATGTATTACTGCTTACTTCCACAGGACTCATCATAGCTGATGTTGTCATTTTCATGCCCCCTTCTCTCTGTTATTCCGCATAGATAAGATGAATTGAGGGGCAAAGCTATATTGCTTGAAAAAATCAAAGGATACCTCTCTTTACAAAAAGAGGAGTATCCTTCTATCTACCTTATCCCTATCTTTGGGCGGGATTCAAGCTATCCATCATGAATTCCGTGATCGCCTTATTGACAGCTTCCGGCTGTTCGATCATAGCCATATGACCCGCCTCCGGAATGAGCACAAGTGATGCCTGAGGTATTTGCTGAGCAAGATATTCGGAATACTTAACCGGCGTCATTCTATCCTCCTGCCCGCAAATAACTAAAGTAGGCAGATTAATCTGCTGGATACTATCTATTACATTAAAATTATCGCAAGCTTGGAAATCCGCCCATAAAACCTGAGTTGACACAGCTTTCATTTCTTCAGCAGCATCTTCCAGAATCTTTGCAGCAGCCTTAGGAGAATAGCTGAATCGAATACTCTCCAGTGGATGCTCTCCCCGTGACAAGCTTTTCAGCATCACAGGGTTCACCCTCAACCTGCCGCCGCTGCCAACAGTAATCAGGCCCTTTAACCACTCCGGATAGTCCAAAGCAAACTGCAGGGCAATCGCGCCGCCCATGGAATGCCCCGCAATGACAAAAGATGTTAACTTCATGGCTTGGACAAATTCCCAGATGCTTTCCTTATAACTCTGTATGGAATCAACCGCTTCTCCTTCCGAAAGTCCATGTCCGGGAAGGTCGAGAGCAATAAGATGAAAATCCCTGAGTCCGGATAGTTGATTTGCCCATTTTTTTCCAGTTCCCCCGGCACCATGCACACATAAGATGGTCGGTCTGTGGGAAATAGCTTTATCGTTTTGCCGGAAAAAAATATTTTTCCCTTGGACTTTAATATAAGGCATGTTCCCCCTCCTGTTTTAAAGGTTTTAAAAAGCAATGATATGAGTAATTTTCAAAATATTCTTATTATAGATTATAGCATGAATCTAAGGAGCAAAAACCATCAGGGGGTATAACTTCCCCTTTTGGGCATAAAAAATGACATAGTGGTTATGATTGTGAGAAAATTCCTGTTATGCCATAATTAAAGTAATCCATTTTAATTAAGTCCTTCGGTAATATGTCAAGACTCTAAGCGAGTCAAATTTTCAGTTAGCTAATAATCAGTGGGCAAAAAAAGGCAACAAGAAATCATCTCATTCCCAAACTATCGTGGGAAAAAGTTACAAAAATGGAGTATCGGTTAGCGCAATTCATGCTTGGTTTGCATTCCCCCTATTGCCATGTGGCCTATAGATTTGGTTGCTGCGTAGCAGAGCATCAACCATACGGACGAGTTTGCGTGCAGTAAGCACGAGAGCACGGCGATGATGATGAGTCTTACTTTCCGAAAATTTACGTTGGTAGAAGACCTTGTACTCTGGTTCCTTTTGGCGTACTAAGTTAGCAGCCTGGATGATATAACTGCGCAAGTAGGTGTTGCCAGTTCGGGTTAAGGGTGTGTCATCGGCTGTAAAATCACCTGACTGGTGGGTACGCCAGGTTAACCCAATAAACTTTGCTAAGGCTCCTTCATTCGGAAAACGACGGATGTCTCCGATCTCAGCAATAATACCCGCTGAAAGCACAGGGCCAATACCGGGAATGGTAATGAGCGTATTCGGGAAATGCCTGATTTCTGCTTCGATTGCCTTATCGATTTTCTTTACCTGCTTCTCCAATGTGTGGATGGTTTCAATGCTCGTGGCCAGGATAAGGTTAATGGGTTGCAATAGGCTTCCACGCAGTCGATGGGCCTTGCGGGCAGCTTCCTTCAACTCTCTGGCTTTGGTTTCCGGATCCTCGAAATGACGTTTTCCTTTCTCCATGAGGAAATCAATCAGTTCATCAAGCGGTCGAGCCGCAACCTCTTCTGGAGAAAAAAACTCAAGTGTCAAGGATTCAGAAGTAGCGCCGAAAGTGTTACTAAAAACCGCACCTTGGGCAAGCGTGCTAAACTTCAAGAACAAGTTCGTGAGAAAATAATTCTTCTCTCTGGAAATCATCTCAATCAGATGACACCGAAAGCGAGTGAGGCGCTGTAACGGTAAGTAGCGGAAATCGACCTGAGAGCCCTCTGGGAGCCGACCGAAGCGTAGACGTTCGGCAATGACCCAGGCATCAATCCAATCGTTTTTCGGAAGGTCCACATAAGCCTTCTTGAAATTAGCAACGACCTTGGGGTTAAAGGAATAAATTTGGGGCTGCAAAGGGGCTAAAGAATGGTCTTCCGCTAAGAACATTTGTAACGGCCAACTGTATACGGAAGTGGCCTCTAAACCAATAACCAGCCGGTCCACATTCACTTGAGCACAGGCGTCAAAGAGATATCGGGCAACTTGCTCACAACCAGGCTGATCATTCAAAGCCCGTAGCCTTTTAACCGGTTCATTACCACGCTCATCTAAGATTCGCACTTTAAAATCACTGGAACTCACATCAATACCGACAAATAAACTCAATTAAAATCACCTCACTTTCTGAGCCAAACAATTTGTAAGATTAACGTTGGGACCAGGCACCACAACAGGTCAACAACCTCGCCGAATCAGCACTTGTCCTAAAAAGACCTCGGATCCAACCGATCTGCTACTATCGGAGGAGTTCCCTTTAAGCTGTGCAACCTTCGAGTTAAAAGTTCAAATTGTGGGCTGGCAGTCAGACTTAAAAAGAGGTCAGAGCCTCAAGGAGGAAAAGGCTTTGCCAGAACGAACCTCACGGTACCATTTTGCTTGAAATCCCAACAAACTTAACTACTTTTTTGTTGTCAAAGAACGATCTGAGGAATCTCAGGTATTCCTCACCTGAGCCTGTGGACAGTGCCAGCCTGTGGAAAAGCCCTTTGGGGTCTGTCTTAAAAGAGCTTTCCCAACAGGCTTTGGACAAGTCGAATTTGAAGTATGCCTTGGGGTTGACTTGTCCACACTGCCCACAGGCACGACGGCTGCATGGGGTATGCGTTATCCTGTGTGCATCTTGTTGCTGTTGACCATATCTACTGAATTTCCAGTTGTCTATGGTCATTTAAATACCCCACGTTCCATTAGTTTTTGGGACTCGTGGGGCAGGAACTAAATCAATTATACGAGGAGGGTAATAAATGAATACCAAAGTAATGACGGCTATTCCTTTTACTATCGATCGGGATTGGCTTTTTACACATTTACATATCAAGCCGGGCAAACCTTATGTCGAGGATGTAGAAAACATGATTGAGCAAGCATTGACAATCGGCAAGCCCAAGGCTGCCTACCGATTGGCCTATATAGAATCCAAAGGAGAAGATTTTGTCGTCGTGGATGGGTTTAAGTTCACCAGCAGAGTATTGCGGGTCAACCTGGCGGAAACCTTTAAAGTCGTCCCTTATGTTATCACTTGCGGAGAAGAGCTTGAAAGATGGGCAAAAACCTTTCATCATATGTTTGAATCCTATTGTGCCGATGGGATTATGGAAGCAGTTATGCATTCCGCCCGGGTGGCATTTTTCTCCCAAATTGCAGAAGAATATAATTTAGGCCATGCCGTCAACATGAATCCCGGTTCTCTTGAAGATTGGCCGCTCAAAGAACAAGCACCTTTATTCCAACTTTTAGGTGACGTCAAAAGCTTAATCGGGGTGGAACTGAAAGAAAGCTTCCTCATGAGCCCTATCAAAACAGTATCCGGTTTCCGTTTTTCTAAGGAAGGAAGCTACGAGAATTGTCAGCTTTGTCCCAGAGAGAAGTGTCCCGGACGGAGAGCCCCTTATGAGCAAAATTTGTATGCGGAAAAGTATCAATTAAAGTAATGCTGTTAGCTCAAGCCCCTCAAAGGAGTTTGATATTTTTTGGGAGACGCCCGATTCCTCCATGGTGATGCCATAGAGAACATCGGCTGCTTCTATGGTTTCTTTGTATAAAGTGTCCCAGGCAAGCAGATGCCATAGGTGATGCCGGTACTAAGCAAATCCAACGCACCGAATCATGGCAATGTCTCTTCCGTACTAAAAAACTCATTTCAAACTCTCTATAGTCTGTACTTTGCCCTTCAAAAAGTCGTTTAACAATTCTCAAGGTTTCTTCGTAGTGAACTATTTTGGCATCATGTTCGCCACGAAAATAAGATTGCGTACTATCATCAGATACATTAAGCAAATAGTGGCCGTTTTTTGCTCTAACACTTATTGTGTAGGGGCTATTGTCTGCAAAAGTAGGAGTAAGTGGCCTAATGCCTGCAAACTTAATTGATTTCATTGAATCAAGTAGCTCTTTAATATCTTCCTCATTTGTTAGCATCATAGAATTAGAGTTCGGATCATGAAGAAGGATATCAGTCTCGCTGTAGAGGGGAATACAAAATTTCATTCGGAATTCGACATAAGCAAAGAATTGTCTCCCCAGTATGATAAGCCCAATCGTTGCTAAAATGCATACGGTAACAACAATGTCTTTTTTAATATCTTTTTTAAGCTGCTCCAATGAACAATCACCTTCAGTCTATTAGGGCCAATCACTTAGACAGCGCTTCTACCAACTGCTGCCTCTGCCCATCCACTCCAATAATAAGCAAACGCCGATGTGGCTTTAAATTCAATAAAGCAGCGTCAAACAATTTCGCCGTCATTAATTGTTATTATCTTATTCGCATAGTTTGCCGTTTTGCTGTCGTGGGTCACGATCAAAATTGTTTTCCCTTCCTGATTAATTTGTTTTAACAGCAACAGCAGATTTTCTCCCGTTTTTTGATCTAACGCGCCGGTTGGCTCATCAGCCAAAATGACTTCTGATTCGCACACCAGTGCTCTGGCGATGGCCGCCCGTTGTTGTTGGCCACCCGATGTTTCCTGAGGTTTTTTCCGAAGAATACTGTTTATTCCAAGTTTTGAGGAATAATGCATGATTTTTTCCTTTTTTTGTTTAGACGGTATTTTCCGATGAAGAAGGGGCAATTCAATATTTTCATAAAGGCTGTAGTCTTTGAGAAGAGCAAAATTCTGAAAAATAAAACTGACAGTATGATTTCGGATATTGCTTAACGCCCTGTCGGACTGCGAATTTATTAGAACTCCGTTTAAATAATACTCTCCGCTTGTAGGAACATCCATACAGCCTAAAATATTTAAGAAGGTGGATTTTCCCGAGCTGGAGGGCCCCATAATCGCCAGAAAATCTCCTTTTTCTATGGCCAGATTTATATTATTGAGCGCGATAGTCCGGTAATCGCTTTTGCCGTAAATCTTATAGATTTCTTTCAGTTCAATGATATTCATCGATCATTGCCTCCTATCATTTCCACCGGTTTTAAGGAATTAACCTTATGAACGGGTAGTATCGATGAAAGAAACGTTATCCCCATAATAATGATGATTGACAATAAGACGGTTTCCAGACTGCTATCTTGCATTGGATTTATCATTTCTCCGTCGTTTATTGCTTGTTTTACGGCGAGATAATTCATCGTCAAAATAGCTAAACTTGCCAATAATGCGGAAATGGCAATAATAATAAAGTTTTCTTTTATGATTAAAGAGCGAATATACGCTTTGCTGGCCCCCGTCACCATCCTTATCCCAAATTCTCTCTTTCTGGCTAAAACGGTGGAGACGCTGACGGTAATCAACCCAAAGAGCGACATAACCCCCAGGAAGATACAGATGAATAGGTGGCTAAACATAATCTCCCTGTTATTTTGTTTGTAAAGGAGCAGTTCTTCTCTGATCGATTTACACGCGATTCCGAGGTTCAATTCCTTTGCTTTGTTTTCAATGAGCATGCTGATATTCTCCTGCTCTTCAGTATTGCTGAGGGTATAAAATAACGAGTTGGACTTTTCCAGTATTGAATTTTCCGAAGACGAAAAAGGGGCAACGAATTTATCGGACAGGCTGACCAGCTTATTGCCGATATAATCATGCTCATTGAACCAACGGCTGTCATTGCCGATAAAACCAATCACTTTATATTGAATTCCGGTATTGCTGTCTGTTATCATCTGATCCAGTTTTATTATTTGAGAATAAGCTTCGCCAATTAATATCGGAATCGTTTTCTGATTCGGATTGAAGTCACTGTCCTGAAAACTCCTGCCCTGGACTATTTGTAATTTTGCTAGCTGATATACTCCTTGATCCATCTTAATGATCTCGACGGCATGAGGATATTGCTCCTTAAAGGAGCCTTTGGTTAATTCCTTTCTTTTCGTCAAAAAAGCGTTATCATTCTCAAGTTCTGCAAAAAAGGTATTGGTTAAGTCGTACCCTCCAAAACCTTCAACTCCCGGCAGGTTATTTATATACTCGGCGAGGGTGAGAAAACTTGACCTGAAGTATTCGGCATAGGTTACGTTGAATAGCGTTAAATGCATTGTTTTATCAATATCTGCGTTGAGATACTTTTCTTGATAAGAGTTTGTCTTGATACCCATAACGGCTGTATGCAACATATAAATAGTAATTGTAAACTGCACGATGAAAAGAATCGTTGTCAGTTTTCTTTTTCCCAAAGACTTTAAGGCAATCTTAATGGATGGCATGCTATCCTCCTGCTGGGTTTTACTTTCTCATGATTTCAATGGGTTGAATTTTCATAGATTTGACGATGGGAATGATTGTTGCTGCAAGAGACGAGGCCATTGTGAAAATGATAGCCGTTAACCAATTAACGTAGGTTACAGTTGACGGATAATCCAGCATGTTACTTAAAATTTGGTTTAAAAGCATATGTAAAACCAAGGCGATAATGCAGCCTGTCAATAAAACGAGAAACATTTCCGAGAATAACATCATGGCAACCTGAAGGTTCGTATGTCCAAAAGCTTTTCTTACCCCAATTTCATATCTTCGGTCATTGATCCAATAGGATGTGATATTAACCAGATTTATTAAGGCTATTACATAAACCAAGAGAGTAAAAATCACCAAACTATCCTTCTGTGCAAATAAATCAATGATAATCTTTTCGCTGCCTGGGTTTAATTCCTCAGCCGTGATCATGGCGTCTTTATCCACTTGAAGGATTTTATCCTTCAAGGTATTAAAATCATCCATGGGCAGTTTTTCATCATTATACAAGATCATAGTGCAGCCGCTGCTTTCAATTTCGCTCCTGGTACTCTCAGGGACTGACGTAAGGGGCATCAATATTCTGGAATCCCATGTCGTATATTGATTTTTTACACCGATTAAGCCAATCACTTCATACTCTTCGCCCTCAATATCCAGGTACTTTATTCCATCTTTCTTATGGGTAAGCCCTAACAGGTTTTTACCGATTAAAATTACGCTGGCTCCTTGATTTATTTCACTTGTTTTTAAATATCTTCCATCGTAATACGGATAAGTCCATTTGGATTCTTCTTGAAAAAAGATAGCGGTTAAGGGGTGTTTGGATTGATCTTCGTTAAAATAAAGGGAGTGGTTCGCTACCATAACGCCGGAATTCACGGAGATATTTTTAATTATTTCTAAATGATCGTCAAAACTGGACTTTTTACTAAAAGCATATGTCATGGCCAAAGCATTTTGCGGCGTGGCGTTTTCTTTCATTATGGCGGCTTGTTTTAACCCAAGTACAGCACTGGTTCCAATGGATATAAGCAATATGGATACGATAAAGCCTATCAATAAAAATATGATGGAAACGGTGTGGGCTATGAACTGCCGTTTTAATAAAGTTATTATTTTATACAAATTAACCTCACAACTTCTTACTTAAGAATAAGGACAGGATATCGCCCCTCAGGGGTATTGGCGAGCAACAGGATTATACTCTCCACATGCCTTGTCACGATAAAAGAGCTTTAAATTATATAGTCATATTGCCGTGACCAAGGTGCTAGTCCATGGGACATAATTTTAGTTATTTAACAACCTCCCCTTTTACAAATCTAAGATTTGTTTATTGTTACAAACAAGAAGAGAGCGCCTATAGTGCAGACAGTATTGCGAATTAAGAACATTTTTTCATCGTAAAGAGAAAAAAACGGCTTGGTCAGCATGATAAATACTTGACTGTTAATTACAGCTTTTACCCAATTATCTGTTTCCGCATATTGGAGTCCCGTGTAAAACAAACCCATCAGCAGCATGTAAAAAACTGTTACTGAAACAAAGATAAGACCCATAATGAAAATTATCTTTTTTGATTTTGCCGATAAGTGGTCTACGTTAAGGAGCCCAATTTTCGTTAGTAAACCTGCAATCAATAAGGCAGCGCTCACTAGAACCAGAGGCTTAACCCAAACAAGATAGATGATTCCAGTCAAAATATGATGAGATGTGCTTTCCGCCGTCTTTTCAATATATATTCGAAAGATGACACCGCAGATAAAAGCCAGTCCGAAAACACTATAGAAAAGCAATTGCCCAACGTTTCCTTTTTTTATGTTGGTCTTATTTGGCCTCTCCCTAATCCCGTTCTCCAATCTGTTTTTGGCAAAAAATAGGAAGAGCGCGCCTAGGGTACCGACATTATTATAGAAAAAATAAACAGCTTTATAATAAACGGAACGAAATGGCTGGTAAAGTGTTTGATATAACTGACTGCGGTTTACAGCGCTTACCCAGTTATCTGTTCCCGCATATTGGTACCCCATACAGAGCAAACCCATCAGTAGCATGTAAAAAGCTGTTATTGTAACCAAGACCAAGCCAATAAAGAACAGTATCTTTTTTGCTTTTGCAGATAATACGTCTGTGTTAAGTACCCCTATTTTTGCTAGCAGACCCGCAATCAATAAGGCAGCACTCACACCTATTATAGGTTTGATAATCAACCCATATATCATTACTAAAATCCTATTGTTAATTTCATCTAAGTTTGCAACGTAGACACTAAATGAAATACTGCAAATCAAGACTAACCCGCATAGGATAAAAAAGAATAGTTCCCTCACCTTGTTTTTATTGGCATCCGCACTATCCATTTGCCCGTTCCCCCTCTTAATTTGTATCAACGTGGAAAACATCAGGCCTTAGGCAATGTAACGTTGGAGGCCCCTGACTGCCAAGACCCTCTTAATGCAGTGGCCGTGACTAACGGACTCTTGCCACCGGCGAGGGCGGTCTTTTGAACAAAAATAATTAATAATCCTAAGGATTTGGGAGAAGCCCTAACTCTGAAGTGTCTGTTTTATTAAGAACAGGTTACTTCTTTAACATCTAAGTATAAACACAGCATCCCGTTACAAAACGAACAAGCGAGTTGAAGGTGCCGAGCGTTTGGGCTTGTATTGTTGGACACTCAGTTGTGATGATTAACCATTTGGTAAAACCTATTAACTATCTTCACGTCACCGCTTTTTAGAACTAGATAGGAATCTGCTGATACCAACATTATTCGTCATAAACTAATAACATGAGTGTATGTTGGAAGTTGAAGAGCACTCCTTGCTTTCTTTATCATAATGAGGAGTGCTCTTCAGCCATAGCTATTTTATTTTAATTGTGATATACGTGTAGATTTAGGTTAGCTTACTCTCTACTATAAAATTCTTTAAGGTTAAAGTCCTTGTAACTCCGGGATATGTTAATTCATAGAGGAAAGGTTGACTGGATGGAGGCCTTTCCTCGAGCAGAAAGTGGTTTAAGTTTCGGCTGGCCGACCGAAGGAAGGGTTGTAACTGCCTAGGGATGCAGCGTTTCCCTATTTAAAAGCTTCTTTTTATAAAACTTGTTACAAATCACGAAGAAGTAAAATCCAATTATCCCGCCGATTGTATTAGCAATAATATCATCAATATCAAAAGCCCTTCCAGGTGTTATTGTCGTAATTATAATAATCAACTGCAGGACTTCAATCGAGACAGATGAAGCAAAGCTAATGACTATTATTCTTTTTAAGCGATTATTTATCTCGTAGAGCATTGGTAATAAAAAACCCAGAGGACAAAA is a window encoding:
- a CDS encoding IS110-like element ISDha12 family transposase, yielding MSLFVGIDVSSSDFKVRILDERGNEPVKRLRALNDQPGCEQVARYLFDACAQVNVDRLVIGLEATSVYSWPLQMFLAEDHSLAPLQPQIYSFNPKVVANFKKAYVDLPKNDWIDAWVIAERLRFGRLPEGSQVDFRYLPLQRLTRFRCHLIEMISREKNYFLTNLFLKFSTLAQGAVFSNTFGATSESLTLEFFSPEEVAARPLDELIDFLMEKGKRHFEDPETKARELKEAARKAHRLRGSLLQPINLILATSIETIHTLEKQVKKIDKAIEAEIRHFPNTLITIPGIGPVLSAGIIAEIGDIRRFPNEGALAKFIGLTWRTHQSGDFTADDTPLTRTGNTYLRSYIIQAANLVRQKEPEYKVFYQRKFSESKTHHHRRALVLTARKLVRMVDALLRSNQIYRPHGNRGNANQA
- a CDS encoding alpha/beta fold hydrolase — encoded protein: MPYIKVQGKNIFFRQNDKAISHRPTILCVHGAGGTGKKWANQLSGLRDFHLIALDLPGHGLSEGEAVDSIQSYKESIWEFVQAMKLTSFVIAGHSMGGAIALQFALDYPEWLKGLITVGSGGRLRVNPVMLKSLSRGEHPLESIRFSYSPKAAAKILEDAAEEMKAVSTQVLWADFQACDNFNVIDSIQQINLPTLVICGQEDRMTPVKYSEYLAQQIPQASLVLIPEAGHMAMIEQPEAVNKAITEFMMDSLNPAQR
- a CDS encoding transporter substrate-binding domain-containing protein, whose amino-acid sequence is MKKNYLLLLTAALLISSILLGCSKSQAPANQPSQAGNDATAAQELIVGMELAYPPFEMTDEKGNPTGVSVDFAKDLGAALGRPVKIENMAFSGLIPALQTKKIDMVISSMTITDERKKTVAFSDPYAKAWLALLINEKSSVKEVKDLNAPGRKVAVKNGTTGHIYAQANLPQAEIMVFEKESACILEVGQGKADAFIYDTLSIYRAWKQNEKTTRANLNPFQDKVEEWGVALRQDDKELTAKVNQFIGEYKKNGGFTRLAERYLPQEKKDFAALGVKFFFD
- a CDS encoding type II toxin-antitoxin system HicA family toxin, whose product is MGKQITVRKVLEKLKEEGFIKSPNHGKGTSHQRYIHKNDPTKYADISYHHSGQVIPKGTLNSIERSSGVKF
- a CDS encoding amino acid ABC transporter permease, which translates into the protein MNRPNLLWKNEESHHPTRVQQAFNIALVSAFMLGVLLWAFYSLDYTLRLDTVYLYRTKFIDGFLMTIIIAFFSLILSLIIGSFLAFAGKSRFLPLHYFSKAYVEIIRGTPLLVQIYVFFYIIATAMHLSNRYVLGVIILSVFSGAYICEIIRAGIESIEASQIETARSLGFTSYQRYRYIIIPQVFKRILPPLAGQLVSLIKDSSLLSVIAVSELTKNVQEVDSFTFATFENYIVLALLYMILTVPISYASKVLERKFNYEA
- a CDS encoding type II toxin-antitoxin system HicB family antitoxin, translating into MTNHLIYPIVVEKADDEGLGMYFPDFPGTAILSLDITDGIRRAKEMLANLVIEKEEQALPLPIPSAPEDITLYDASDRIVFIEVYLPPYRNEAKNKSVTKNCTLPKWLRDAGEEAGLNFSQLLQTSIKDALGINESKMQP
- a CDS encoding ABC transporter permease; this encodes MPSIKIALKSLGKRKLTTILFIVQFTITIYMLHTAVMGIKTNSYQEKYLNADIDKTMHLTLFNVTYAEYFRSSFLTLAEYINNLPGVEGFGGYDLTNTFFAELENDNAFLTKRKELTKGSFKEQYPHAVEIIKMDQGVYQLAKLQIVQGRSFQDSDFNPNQKTIPILIGEAYSQIIKLDQMITDSNTGIQYKVIGFIGNDSRWFNEHDYIGNKLVSLSDKFVAPFSSSENSILEKSNSLFYTLSNTEEQENISMLIENKAKELNLGIACKSIREELLLYKQNNREIMFSHLFICIFLGVMSLFGLITVSVSTVLARKREFGIRMVTGASKAYIRSLIIKENFIIIAISALLASLAILTMNYLAVKQAINDGEMINPMQDSSLETVLLSIIIIMGITFLSSILPVHKVNSLKPVEMIGGNDR
- a CDS encoding vitamin B12 dependent-methionine synthase activation domain-containing protein — encoded protein: MNTKVMTAIPFTIDRDWLFTHLHIKPGKPYVEDVENMIEQALTIGKPKAAYRLAYIESKGEDFVVVDGFKFTSRVLRVNLAETFKVVPYVITCGEELERWAKTFHHMFESYCADGIMEAVMHSARVAFFSQIAEEYNLGHAVNMNPGSLEDWPLKEQAPLFQLLGDVKSLIGVELKESFLMSPIKTVSGFRFSKEGSYENCQLCPREKCPGRRAPYEQNLYAEKYQLK
- a CDS encoding ABC transporter ATP-binding protein; translated protein: MNIIELKEIYKIYGKSDYRTIALNNINLAIEKGDFLAIMGPSSSGKSTFLNILGCMDVPTSGEYYLNGVLINSQSDRALSNIRNHTVSFIFQNFALLKDYSLYENIELPLLHRKIPSKQKKEKIMHYSSKLGINSILRKKPQETSGGQQQRAAIARALVCESEVILADEPTGALDQKTGENLLLLLKQINQEGKTILIVTHDSKTANYANKIITINDGEIV